One Polaribacter reichenbachii genomic window, CCAGAAGACGGAATTGCGCTAAACGAAAAGTTCACTTATACCATAAATGTTGTTGGTGATTTACTAACGTTTACTGTTTCTAGAGAAGGAAAAGAGGATGTTGTAAAAACTGTAAATATGCAAAATAGCGGTTTTAATGTAAGTGGGCAATATATGTATTTTAAAGCCGGAATTTATCAAGCAAATAACACAGGTGATGCAAACGATTATGCACAAGCAACTTTTTATGCACTAGAAAAAAGTCATACAACGAATTAAGAAGCTTTTTGTATCATTTTTAGGTATTAGGATTTAGTAATAAACTTAGATATAAAGTTTATCCTACTATCTTAGTATGGTGATTGATTTAAATTATGTAATTTTGTATTATGCTATCTAAAAAAACAAAATATGGAATTAAAGCACTTACTTTTTTAGCAAAACAAGAGTGTAGAAGTCCTGTGCAAATTGCTACGATTTCTAAGAGTGAAAACATTTCTCTAAAATTTTTAGAAAGTATTTTGTTAACGCTCAGAAAAAATGGTTTTTTGGGTTCTAAAAAAGGAAAAGGAGGTGGTTATTATCTCTTAAAAGAGCCATCAGAAATTCATATGACGTCTATTATGAGAATTTTAGAAGGACCAATTGCAATGGTGCCCTGTGTAAGTTTAAATTTTTATGAAAAATGTGCTGATTGTCCAGATGAAAATGCTTGTTCAGTTCATAAACTTATGATACAAGTTAGAGATAATACATTACAAATTTTCAGAAATACCACATTAGCAGATTTAACCAACAATTAAAATTTGTTTTTTTATTTTTGATAAATTGCTGCACAATCAATGAAAAATAAAAATCGTTTTCTATTGCTAATTTTCTTTCTTTCTGTTTCTCTTTTTAGTCAAGAAGAAGAAAAGCAAAAAACAAAATTCACCAATTTTTTAGCCAATTCTTATTATAGTGTAAATTTCGGAGGAATTTTCTATCCCTTTTCAAATGATAATTTAATCGAAGGTTATCAAACAGAAACATTTAGTAAAAATTGGTTTTCTGGCAGATTCATGCTGGGGCATAAAATAACTAATAATTTATCAGCACAATTTGGTACAATGAGACCAGCTTCATGGTTTAAATACAATAATGTAAACAATATTGGTTATGAAAGAAGTGTTTGGATTAATGCTTGGTTTTTATCACTTAAAAAAGATTTTAAATTATCGAACAAAACTTCTTTTTATGCAGAAGCTGGTATTGCTAATTTAACCAGATTTGGTTTTTCTATAGATGATAAAGAAATTTATAATGATGCACATTATGCGAGTTTAATTTATGGTCTTGGCTTACAATATCGATTAACAGAAAAATGGCGCTTGTCTGCAAACGGAACATTTTTACCAAAATCAGAAAAACAAAATCAGCCATCAATTTCGCAATTTTCTTTAGGTTTTGAATATCATTTGCAACAAGTTGATGATAAAACTGCAAATGAATATGCAAAAAACGATTACTTTTTTCCAAATAACATTTTACAATTTAGTTATGGTACAGGAGAGATTGGTTTTGGATTAAATGAATTTTTTGGAATGAGTATGAAAGTAGGTAATTTCGAGAGTTTCGGAATTCCTGTTTTTTGGGTAGGAGAAATAAAAGCGCAACACGCAGTTTCTTTAACTTATCAAAGGTTAATTTATAGGTCAGAGAAAATTTTCTCTTTAGATTGGGGTGTAAGCGCTACATATTTTCAATCAACAAGAGGTAAAACAGATGTGTTTGCATTTTCAATTTTTCCAGTATTGCGTTTTTATTTATTAAGAAAAAAAGATTATGATTTTTATACTAATTACTCAATAATAGGACCAACTTATATTTCTAAAAGCGATATCGATAATACTCAAACTGGTCCCAAAACTACCTATCAAGACACTATGGGCTTTGGTGTTTTTTTCGGAAAAAAAAGACGATATAATTTCGAATTACGTATAATGCACTACTCAAATGGTAATATTTTTACTAAAAATGATGGTGTTGCAATTCCTATTCAGTTCACTTTAGGTAAAACTTTCTAGTTTTAACAGACTTCTATATGCTTTTCGGTTAATAAATTACATATTATTTCTTCTACTAAAACCTTTTAGTAATTATATATTCTCAATTATTAGCTTCTTTTATTGTTAATGTACTAAATCATCAGTATTTAAGTAATTTTTATGCTTAGAACAGCGTTTTTTCTTTGTAAATAACGTAAGTTTGCATACCCTACTAAGTAAATAGGGTAATGGTATTAATAAATTATTATGATTGTAGATCAAATGATTTTTAACAAAAAGATAGCAAAACAAAGTTTTGAAGAAGATGTTACTTCAGAGAAGCCTGTAAGAAGTATTGTAAAAGCATTAAGCTGGAGAGTTGTTGGTACTTTAGATACATTAATAGTCTCTTATATTTTAACAGGTAAAATAGCTTTGGCAGCATCGATTGCCTCTGTAGATTTCTTAACAAAACTAATCTTATACTTCTTTCACGAAAGAGTTTGGAACAAAATAAAATGGGGAAAATAATGAGCCTAGATTTAGATAAAATAAACAATGATTTAAAAGATAAAAGTCCTGCAGAAATTATTGCTTGGGCTATTTCTTTTGCAAAAAATGCAGTAATTACAACAAACTTCAGACCATATGAAGTTGCTATTTTAAATGCAGTTACAGAAGTAAAAAAAGATATAAAAGTAATTTGGTGCGATACGGGTTACAATACAGTACAGACTTACAAGCACGCAGAAGAAATTATAGAAAAATTAGATTTAAACATTCAATTATATACACCAAAACAAACTGCTGCGCATAGAAATGTGGTTTTAGGAGTTCCGTCTATAGAAGATCCAAAACACGCAGTTTTTACAGAGCAGGTAAAATTAGAACCTTTTGCTAGAGCTATGAAAGAACATGAACCAGATGTTTGGTTTACAAATCTTAGAAAAGGGCAAACTGCTTTTAGAAATAGTATAGATGTTGTTTCTGTAAGCAAAGACGGAATTGTAAAAGTAAGTCCGTTTTATAATTGGACAGATGAGCAATTAGATACCTATTTAGAAGAAAAGAATTTACCAAATGAATTCACCTATTTCGATCCAACAAAAGTAGAGAGTAACCGCGAATGTGGTTTACATATATAAAAAATAAGACAATGAGTCAGACAACAATTCAAGTAGATGCTTTAGAAAGCGAAGCAATTTATATTTTTAGAGAAGTAGTTGCACAATTCGAAAAACCAGTGTTGTTATTTTCTGGAGGAAAAGACAGTATAACACTAGTGCGTTTAGCGCAAAAAGCATTTTATCCTGCAAGAATCCCTTTTCCTTTAATGCATATAGATACAGGTCATAATTTTCCTGAAACTATAGAATTTAGAGATCGTTTAGCAAAAGAATTAGGGGTTGAGTTAATTGTAAGAAATGTACAAGATAATATCGATTCTGGTAGAGTAAAAGAAGAAACCGGTAGGTATGCAAGTAGAAATATGTTGCAAACCGAAACTTTATTAGATGCTATAGAAGAATTTGGTTTTGATGCTTGTATTGGTGGCGCAAGAAGAGACGAAGAAAAAGCAAGAGCTAAAGAACGTATCTTTTCTGTAAGAGATGATTTTGGCCAATGGGATGAAAAAAACCAACGTCCAGAGGTTTTTGATATGTTAAATGGAAGGATTGATTTAGGGCAAAATGTACGTGTTTTTCCAATATCAAACTGGACAGAATTAGACGTTTGGTCTTATATAGAGCAAGAAGAAATTGAAATTCCGTCTATTTATTTTGCCCACAAAAGAAAAATATTTGTGAGAGATGGTATGATTTGGTCTGCAGATGATGAAGTTGTGTATAGAGACAAGGAAGAAGTTGTAGAAGAAAGAATGGTTCGTTTTAGAACTGTAGGCGATATGAGTTGTACAGCAGCAGTTTTATCTGATGCAGTAGACATTGCAAAAGTTGTTGAAGAAATCAGAGATTCCTCCATATCAGAAAGAGGAGCCAGAATAGATGATAAACGTTCTGAAGCAGCAATGGAAAAAAGAAAACAGCAAGGGTATTTCTAAAATTTTCTTAAGAAAATTTTAGCCCTTAGCTTTTGGCTTTTAGTCATTAGCAAAAAAATAAAAAGAATACAAATTAAGCTAAAAGCCAAAAGCAAATAGCTAACAGCTAATAAAAATGAAAGTATTAAAAATAGCAACAGCAGGAAGTGTAGATGATGGTAAAAGTACCTTAATTGGTCGTATTTTATACGATACCAAATCATTAACAGATGATAAGTTAGAAGCCATAGAAGAAAAAAGTCAGCAAAGAGGATTTGATTATTTAGATTTCTCGTTGGCAACAGATGGTTTAGTTGCAGAACGTGAACAAGGTATTACAATAGATGTAGCACATATTTATTTTTCTACGCCTAGCAAAAGTTTCATTATTGCAGATACACCAGGTCATATAGAATACACAAGAAATATGGTTACTGGTGCTTCTACAGCACAAGCTTCTATTGTTTTAATTGATGCTAGAAACGGAGTTGTAGAGCAAACTTACAGACACTTTTTTATCAATAATTTATTAAGAATTAAAGATGTTGTAATTGCTGTAAATAAAATGGATTTAGTTGATTATTCAGAAGAAAAATATAATGTTATAAAAGGTGAAATTGAATATTTAGCTAGCAAAAGCGAATACAAGGGTCAGAACTTAACCTTCATTCCTTTATCAGCATTAAAAGGTGATAACGTAGTTGAAAAATCTGATAATATGGCTTGGTACAAAGGAGAAACATTAATGCATCACTTAGAAAATTTAGATGCAGAAGATATTAACGACGAATCTCAAACGCGTTTTCCTGTACAAACTGTTATTAGACCAAAAACAGAAGAATACCACGATTTTAGAGGCTATGCAGGCAAAATTTACGGAGGAGATTTTGAAGTAGGAGATGACGTAGCTGTTTTACCATCATTAACAAAATCAAAAATCAAAACAATTAATTTTTTCGATAAAGAATATCAAAAAGCAAAAAGAGGAAGCTCAGTTACCATTACTTTAGAAGATAATGTAAATGTAAGTAGAGGAGATATGTTAGTAAAAACTAATGAAGAACCTAAAATTGCAAAACAATTAGACGCAACTATTTGTTGGATGGACAAAGAACCTTTACAGGCATCACAAAAATATTACATCAAACACGGTGTAAATGATGCCCAAGCGAAAATTACACAATTATCAAGCATCATAAAAACTGATTTTTCTGGAATTGAAGAAAATCCATCAGAACTAGAATTAAATCAAATTGGAGACATTCAATTAAAATTGAGTAAACCTTTAGCGTTTGATGCTTATAAAAACAATAAATCTAATGGGTCATTTATTTTAATTAACCCAAAAACGAATAATACTGTTGGTGTTGGTTTTATAAAGTAAAACATCCTGCAAGGTTTCAAAAACCTTGTAGGTA contains:
- a CDS encoding RrF2 family transcriptional regulator; its protein translation is MLSKKTKYGIKALTFLAKQECRSPVQIATISKSENISLKFLESILLTLRKNGFLGSKKGKGGGYYLLKEPSEIHMTSIMRILEGPIAMVPCVSLNFYEKCADCPDENACSVHKLMIQVRDNTLQIFRNTTLADLTNN
- a CDS encoding acyloxyacyl hydrolase is translated as MKNKNRFLLLIFFLSVSLFSQEEEKQKTKFTNFLANSYYSVNFGGIFYPFSNDNLIEGYQTETFSKNWFSGRFMLGHKITNNLSAQFGTMRPASWFKYNNVNNIGYERSVWINAWFLSLKKDFKLSNKTSFYAEAGIANLTRFGFSIDDKEIYNDAHYASLIYGLGLQYRLTEKWRLSANGTFLPKSEKQNQPSISQFSLGFEYHLQQVDDKTANEYAKNDYFFPNNILQFSYGTGEIGFGLNEFFGMSMKVGNFESFGIPVFWVGEIKAQHAVSLTYQRLIYRSEKIFSLDWGVSATYFQSTRGKTDVFAFSIFPVLRFYLLRKKDYDFYTNYSIIGPTYISKSDIDNTQTGPKTTYQDTMGFGVFFGKKRRYNFELRIMHYSNGNIFTKNDGVAIPIQFTLGKTF
- a CDS encoding DUF2061 domain-containing protein: MIVDQMIFNKKIAKQSFEEDVTSEKPVRSIVKALSWRVVGTLDTLIVSYILTGKIALAASIASVDFLTKLILYFFHERVWNKIKWGK
- a CDS encoding phosphoadenosine phosphosulfate reductase family protein, whose amino-acid sequence is MSLDLDKINNDLKDKSPAEIIAWAISFAKNAVITTNFRPYEVAILNAVTEVKKDIKVIWCDTGYNTVQTYKHAEEIIEKLDLNIQLYTPKQTAAHRNVVLGVPSIEDPKHAVFTEQVKLEPFARAMKEHEPDVWFTNLRKGQTAFRNSIDVVSVSKDGIVKVSPFYNWTDEQLDTYLEEKNLPNEFTYFDPTKVESNRECGLHI
- the cysD gene encoding sulfate adenylyltransferase subunit CysD translates to MSQTTIQVDALESEAIYIFREVVAQFEKPVLLFSGGKDSITLVRLAQKAFYPARIPFPLMHIDTGHNFPETIEFRDRLAKELGVELIVRNVQDNIDSGRVKEETGRYASRNMLQTETLLDAIEEFGFDACIGGARRDEEKARAKERIFSVRDDFGQWDEKNQRPEVFDMLNGRIDLGQNVRVFPISNWTELDVWSYIEQEEIEIPSIYFAHKRKIFVRDGMIWSADDEVVYRDKEEVVEERMVRFRTVGDMSCTAAVLSDAVDIAKVVEEIRDSSISERGARIDDKRSEAAMEKRKQQGYF
- a CDS encoding sulfate adenylyltransferase subunit 1, encoding MKVLKIATAGSVDDGKSTLIGRILYDTKSLTDDKLEAIEEKSQQRGFDYLDFSLATDGLVAEREQGITIDVAHIYFSTPSKSFIIADTPGHIEYTRNMVTGASTAQASIVLIDARNGVVEQTYRHFFINNLLRIKDVVIAVNKMDLVDYSEEKYNVIKGEIEYLASKSEYKGQNLTFIPLSALKGDNVVEKSDNMAWYKGETLMHHLENLDAEDINDESQTRFPVQTVIRPKTEEYHDFRGYAGKIYGGDFEVGDDVAVLPSLTKSKIKTINFFDKEYQKAKRGSSVTITLEDNVNVSRGDMLVKTNEEPKIAKQLDATICWMDKEPLQASQKYYIKHGVNDAQAKITQLSSIIKTDFSGIEENPSELELNQIGDIQLKLSKPLAFDAYKNNKSNGSFILINPKTNNTVGVGFIK